From the Sphingobacteruim zhuxiongii genome, the window ATTGATTGGTTATTATGCTGCTTTTGAATCGTCTGGTTTTGGTTTGGCTTATGCAGCGGTAAGTGAAAAGGCAGTTGTTATTACGCCGTTGGTGTTGTTTGTAATACAGTTTTTCTGGCAATTTCCTCATTTTTGGGCAATTGCATGGGTTGCAGATGATGATTATAAGCGTGCTGGTTTTAGACTGTTGCCAACTACAAGGAAAGATAAAGGTTCTGCTTGGATGATTTTTATTTCAGCAGCATTAATGATCCCCGTAGGTTTTCTACCGATGTACTTTGGTTTTGGAGGTTGGATCTTTACAATAGTTTCGCTCATAGGCGCATTGATGTTTACCTGGTACGGTATCCAACATCTTCAGAAAATGGAAATTAGTACTGCAAAGCGAATTATGTTTACATCTTTTGCTTATTTACCGATCACACAGTTGATCTTATTATTAGATTTTAAACCTTTTTAAGTTTAAATGGAATTGAATTTAACAATGGATAATCAGAGTTTGTTAAGCGAAGAAGCAGTAAAATCAAGAAAAGCTAAGAAGTTCAACTTATGGCTTGGAATGATTGGTATGTTTATGATGTTTGCAGCTCTTTCCAGCGGTTTTATAGTATATACAGCGAGTGGAGTGGATAAAGGAATCAAAACTATCCTTCCTTATGTTTTTATCTATAGTACTGCGGCTATTGTGCTTAGTAGTTTGACGATGCACTTAGCTTATAACGCTGCGAAAGCACAGAATTTTGCAAAGCAAAAGATGTTTTTGATCGTTACGATCGTACTTGGTATTATTTTCTTGGTTCTACAAGTAAATGCCTGGGAGGTTTTTAACGCAAGAAAGATCACGTTTGTGAATAACAATGCGTCACAGTCGTTTATTTTTGTGTTCACAGGTTTACACTTGGCGCACATTATTGCTGGAATCTTGGTATTAGTGAGATGTCTTTTAGGAGTCTTTAAGAACATCCCTTATATCAATAATCTATTCCGGATGGAAATTGCCGCTATTTTTTGGCATTT encodes:
- the cyoE gene encoding heme o synthase; the encoded protein is MKEFISDFNKLVKLRLTLTVVFSASISFLIGATQQGDIIWFNWALLTIGGFLVTGAANGFNEIIERDLDKLMERTMDRPLPSGRMTNGQALVLSVFMGIAGTLVLVNLNFIAGLISVFSIFLYAFVYTPLKQKSPIAVWVGAIPGALPPLIGYYAAFESSGFGLAYAAVSEKAVVITPLVLFVIQFFWQFPHFWAIAWVADDDYKRAGFRLLPTTRKDKGSAWMIFISAALMIPVGFLPMYFGFGGWIFTIVSLIGALMFTWYGIQHLQKMEISTAKRIMFTSFAYLPITQLILLLDFKPF
- a CDS encoding cytochrome c oxidase subunit 3, translated to MELNLTMDNQSLLSEEAVKSRKAKKFNLWLGMIGMFMMFAALSSGFIVYTASGVDKGIKTILPYVFIYSTAAIVLSSLTMHLAYNAAKAQNFAKQKMFLIVTIVLGIIFLVLQVNAWEVFNARKITFVNNNASQSFIFVFTGLHLAHIIAGILVLVRCLLGVFKNIPYINNLFRMEIAAIFWHFLDLLWIYIYVFLLLNQ